The Lolium rigidum isolate FL_2022 chromosome 1, APGP_CSIRO_Lrig_0.1, whole genome shotgun sequence region cattatctgttgtctatgttgtcccggtatggatgtctaagttgaagaataatcaatagcgagaaatccaatgcgagctttctccttagacctttgtacgagcggcatagaggtacccctttgtgacacttggtaaaaacaatgcattgtgatgacccggtagtccaagctaattaggacaaggtgcgggcactattagtacactatgcatgaggcttgcaacttataagatataatttacatgatgcatatgctttattactaccgttgacaaaattgtttcatgttttcaaaatcaaagctctagcacaaatatagcaatcgatgtttttcctctatggaggaccattcttttactttcaatgttgagtcggttcacctatttctctccacctcaagaagcaaacacttgtgtgaactgtgcattgattcctacatacttgcttattgcacttattatattactctatgttgacaatatccatgagatatacatgttacaagttgaaagcaaccgctgaaacttagtcttcttttgtgttgcttcaatatctctactttgaattattgctttatgagttaactcttatgcaagacttattgatgcttgtcttgaagtgctattcatgaaaagtctttgctatatgattcacttgtttactcatgtcatatacattgtttcgatcgctgcattcactgcatatggtttacaaatagtatgatcaagattatgatggcatgtcactccagaaattatctgtgttatcgttttacctgctcgggacgagcagaactaagcttggggatgctgatacgtctccgacgtatcgataatttcttatgttccatgccacattattgatgttatctacatgttttatgcacactttatgtcatattcgtgcattttacggaactaacctattaacaagatgccgaagtgccgattctttgttttctgctgtttttggtttcagaaatcctagtaaggaaatattctcggaattggacgaaatcaaagcccgggggcctattttctcacgaagcttccggaagtccgaaggagagacgaagaggggccacggaggggccacaccatagggcggcgcggcccccttggccgcgccggcccgtagtgtgggcccccgtgccgcctcttgacctgcccttccgcctataaaaagtctccgtgatgaaacccccgagtaccgagaaccacgatacggaaaaccttccagagacgccgccgccgccgatcccatctcgggggatccaggagatcgcctccggcaccctggcggagaggggaatcatctcccggaggactctacgccgccatggtcgcctccggtgtgatgtgtgagtagtctacccctggactatgggtccatagcagtagctagatggttgtcttctccccattgtgctataattgtcggatcttgtgagctgcctaacatgatcaagataatctatctgtaattctatatgttgcgtttgttgggatccgatgaatagagaatacttgttatgttgattatcaaagttatgctatgtgttgtttatgatcttgcatgctttccgttactagtagatgctctggccaagtagatgcttgtaactccaagagggagtacttatgctcgatagtgggttcatgcctgcattgacacctgggacagtgacagaaagttctaaggttgtgttgtgcttgttgccactagggataaaacattgatgctatgtctaaggatgtagttgttgattacattacgcaccatacttaatgcaattgtctgttgctttgcaacttaatactggaggggttcggatgataacctgaaggtggactttttaggcatagatgcggttggatgacggtctatgtactttgtcgtaatgcccaattaaatctcactatactcatcatgatatgtatgtgcatggtcatgctctctttatttgtcaattgcccaagctgtaatttgttcacccaacatgcttgttcgtcttatgggagagacacctctagtgaactgtggaccccggtccaattctctttacttgaaatacaatctactgcaatacttgttctactcgttttctgcaaacaatcatcttccacacaatacggttaatcctttgttacagcaagccggtgagattgacaacctcacctgtttcgttggggcaaagtactttggttgtgttgtgcgggttccacgttggcgccggaatccctggtgttgcgccgcactacatcccgccgccatcaaccttcaacgtgcttcttggctcctcctggttcgataaaccttggtttctttctgagggaaaacttgctgctgtgcgcatcatatcttcctcttggggttgcccaacgaacgtgtgaaatacacgccatcactacctATCACTTCCTCTTGAATCAattctattcttttttttttgaacgtgTGCTTATATTGATTAAATAACATTGTTATGAATACAATCATGCTCGGAAAATTCCATCACACACGAAGGAACCGATCCAATCAGTACTTGCCCACCCAGCTCACTACGACCAATTCTAGCCAGAACATGTGCAACTTCATTGCAGGATCTGTGAACTTTTGAGAAAGCAAAATCTGGGAACAACCGTAGAAGATTTTTGATCTCATCCACATTATTAGCAATAGCAGACTTGCTCTTCTCCACCATCTTCACTTCAGACACCAGAGTAGCACAATCGTTTTCAACAAGAATTGGGCCACTGTAGTTAGGAATGACATACTGAAGAGCAAGAATACCAGCAGTAGCTTCAGCAATTTCAGCATTTTTACAATGGTTGATTTTTCCCCATGCAGAAAGGATAATACCTCCCTTGTTGTTTCGAAGAACTGCACCCCAGGAACCAGAGTTTGATTGTTCATTAAAACCTGCGTCAAAATTAAGTTTAGCCCATCCTTCAGGAGGTTTTGTCCACTGGTTTTGGGCCTTACTTTGCTTCTCACTCTTCGCATTCAACTGAACCAACATCGGTTGCTTTCCTTTTGGATCTGCAGTTACCTCAATCTCCCTACTACCCAGCATAGTATGGAGGTAAGATTGAAGAAAAATAGCAGATTGTTCAATGCTACATTTACCGTCCCCAAAAATCATGTTATTTCTGAGATGCCATGTTCTCCACCACATGAAAAGCAACTTTGACCTCATCTGATCACTGACGTGACTCAAGAGGATTAAAGCCCAATCAGGACCAGTATATCTGAAGAATGAATCATCAGGAAGATTCCACTCTTCATAGAGCCTGTGTCTTAAAGCAATCGCCTTAGAGCAGTTAATCATAGCATGGTGATTAGTTTCGGGCTCCATTCCACATATATGACATGTGGAAATACTATCCATGTGCCGCTGACACCTTAGATCTTGAACACCAAGAGAATCATTTACAAGCTTCCATCCAAATACTCTCACCTTCGGAGGAACATTCGCTTTCCAAATAAGATCCCACATAGCTCTCTCCCCCGCCGGTTTGGAGCTAGTACCAGGTACATCACCTTTTTCCTAAAGACCAAACTTAAGAACATTCTTTTATGCATGAGCTTGCTTATGTTAACACTCACACCTTGCATGTGCACTTGAGTTTGCTAAATGGTCCACATTACTCAATTGATTCATTACTATGCAAGCTCTACTTATAGTTTTATATTAATGAAGTTAGTGTCATTGAAATAATATGTTATAATTAATTTCTATTATTGTTTTGATTATGGACCATATGACTTTGTGAAATAATGTTCATGACTTTATATGTATCTATTAACAAcaaactccaaagttcatgttagttttatcacttcTATGCTCGAGGAATAGCACAAGTTAAGCTtgaggatgttgatgcatgtaaaatgtacATATAAACTTTGTGTGTGACATATTCCAACTTATTTGTTGTTATTAATTGTCATAAACTTGTTTTGCATTGACTTTTGGAAAATTTCCAATGATCCTTTTTATTTGGTTTGTAACTCCGTAGGATAGGAAACACATGCTTGGCATATTTTTAAGTTGTAGGTCCGATGTGAAGTCAAAGTGTACCAGGATTTTTTTGGAGAATTTTTATCAAATGAGAAGATCCTGGGCTTTTGGAGCAGCACATCAAAGCAGTCAATTTCGCTGTGCCTAACATGCGGAATCAAGTAAGAAAAGGAGAACGCTCGGGGCAACCGTGCAACGTTCAACTTGCAGCATATTTAGCCAAATTTATGTCCAGTCACTTACTTCGCCCAGTTGGAGGAGGGCCCGACGCTTTTCATCCAGCCCGGACACAAACGGtggctcagggcatctccaaccgagcgacccatcccgcgcccgcgcgtccggatgggtcgaaacggacaaaaccgtggcccagcgcgcggacccatccctaaaacggatggccgcggcgtccgggacgacccaaacccggcccaaatcttggacgggtttgcgtggccgcggacgcgaaaggctggtcgctcgcgtccgccccttgtccacccctggcccgcctgtctgcgtcccaaaacacaagcccctcgcacacatctccccacctctccgccgccacccacggaccggcgatttgggagcgcatcgacgccggccatcgtcgtcgagacgccggcaagcggggcggaagcataggtcgaggtcccacgctgctttcgccgcgtcgtagcagagtcggaggacgccgccgccggcgctgttgtcctctcaccgtcgcgacacctcccgccgttcgcagctgcaccgtttccgccggaggtgagctctccgcAACGTGTTTCCGGACCGCACGTCGGCTGAGACGGCCATGCCCGCGGGTCCCTacgaagcatttggatcgcctccgctgcgaggtgttcgttcaaatgctcgaactaaaatgtgtcccttttcagatcatggtggacagcgacgacgaatactacttcaagaacttcatcgacacgtcgtcagaagaggagtccgacgatgattttttcacggatgctacgatgctcatccacgagcatattgtctcgcagatccccgtgtaccgggggtccttgccggggcgcgcggccgccttggaccgcaaaagagaacgcggccacgaccagctgtacaacgactacttccaacccactccattgttcgtgccgtccttgtttcgccgtcgttttcggatgaccaggccgctcgttccgccggataatggatggcgtcaagatctacgacgactacttcgtgcgaaagtggatgcaattggcaaggtaggcctctcttcgtaccgcgaaatgcacggcagcgattaggatgctcgcatatggcgttgccggtgatttcgtagatgagtacacgcgcatgagtgagtcaaccggcttggaatcAATGTACGAGTTCTGCAGAGcgatgatcggttcgttcggagaacgagtacctccggcaacctaatgcggaggacacagctcgtccgttgtcgatcaacgcttccaggggttttcctgggatgcttggcagcatagactgcatgcaccgggagtggaagaactgcccctttggttggcgagGGCATACAGCCGGCCATTCCGAGGGGTGcacggtcattcttgaagctgttgcttcccatgacacatggatttggcactcattcttcggaatggctggctcgcacaatgacatcaatgtgctgcagcgctctccggtgtttgataggctagcgtacggtaagtcccctgatgtggattttgagatcaatggccaccaccacaccaaggggtactaccttgccgatggtatctatccaccttgggctacactcgtgaagacaatccgaaaccccaaCTCGGAGcagggaggcaaggtttgccaaagagcgagaggcagcccggaaagatgtcgagcgggcgtttggcatcctccaagctcgttgggctatcgtcagacaccctgccagagcctgggatgtgcaaactctgttggaggtgatgaccgcttgtgtaatcatgcataacatgattgttgaggtagagcgggatgattcactgttTGATAATGACTGGaaaggccaaggagagttggttactcctcaaggtgcttcggcatcattccaggacattcttcatgcgcaccatgaaattcgagatctagctgtacacaaccagcttcaggctgatttgCTCGAacacatgtggcagcatgtaggcaacaatgctgcaaacaacaatgatgaaggaaatccttaagcctagagcatttgtatcgttttttcattttatttgaataatactttatccttgattacatggactatgtaatgtgtaatacattttgagtATTTAAACTattatatatattttatataatattttttcgcgtttttctagtgaatttacaagaaaaacataccatggggcgccgcgacccaaatctggcgcgttgggcgcagcgcgcgacccaaacggatacgCGGACCGCGCGTCCACTCGCAAGACGCAAACGGCTCAAAACGGACGGTCCagtgtcgcccggttggagatgccctcacaacGCATTTTCAGCGTCGTTTGCGTCGGCCCTGCCTAACCCAGCTCCGCTTGTCCTTTTGGGTAGACTCACATAGGCTAGTCCCTCTCTCCCTTCTCGATTTCTCACGCGACAGGGCAGCCACGCCGCCGGCCACCCCAGCCCCCATCTCCCGCACACCGATGCCCCCGCCGCTCGCTGGTGAAGCTCCGTCGCGGTCTCCCTCGACCCCCCGCGAGCTGAAGCCGCATCGACTTCCACTGTATGTTGCCTCAAAGAGCTGAAGTGGCATCTGCACCGTCATCGAATCACCGTCCGCATGGAGATAGTGTCCATCCCCGAGCTCCAGGTAGGCAACCCGACCCGTCTGCCTCTCGCCTTCTCCCTTTCTCCAGGTAGACTTCTTACTGTGTTTGACTAAACCGAATGGTGGTTAGATATGTTGTACACAGCGTGCTTGTGGTATTGCCCGCATAGTTGATCTAGTTTTCAGTGAACTTAAGCATTCAGACAATCAACCGTTGTGGTAAGAAACTAGTGCTAGCGTTAACTTCGTGGAGTAATTTACGGGTTTATTTCTGTTCGTTTATTGTTGGGGTGCAGTGGATGGAGCGAAGGACGACAGGGAGGACTTAGTAGATTGAGACGGTTTCAGCTTCGGCAACTGGGCTCCCTGGACGTGGACGCCGAGGCTGGCGACGAGAAGGCCATGACTGAAGACCCAGCAATGTAATGGGCGCAGGGCCGACGGCAATGCCGCCGACGAGCGTGATGACGCGGCTCATCCTGATCATGGTGTGGCACAAGCTCATCCGCAACCCAAACACCTACTCCAGCCCCATTGGCCTCATCTCGTATGCTTCAGGTCCGTACGCTGCTGCTAATTAAGCAAATTAGTAACACGACCACAAGAACACACAATGATCATCAATCTAACTAACTTGGTCATTGATTTGTCTCGGTGCCGCAGGTGGAACATCAGATGTTGGCAATTGTCGTGAAGTCCATCTCCATCTTGTCATCTTTTCTTATTTCTCTCGCTCTGCAATCAAATTCTAGACTTTGTAGAGTTATTAATTTTGGTTACAGATGGTCAATTTTCTCACCCATCCTCACCAGCATAACCCTTAATACAAAATCCCCACCCACCTCTATCTTTAGAGAAAAATCCATCAATGTTCAATTTTAGGAATTCAGCTCGCGGCGTACACCATGCTCACCAGCACTACTCAGCAATTATAGTCTGAACTTTGCAGAGTTATTTTTCATTTCAGAGCGACAGCTTTTCAGTTGTTGGTGTGGCGTCCTGGAAGATGATGCTAGCAAAGTCGGTAATATGTTTGAAGAGTTTGGTATTGTATAGCATGTCGGTGTGCATGTGCAGCGCGGTTGATGTACTAGCTGAGCAATATAATTAGTAAACTAGTGCCTGAATGCTACTTTTTGACCTTTTTCGGGTTCATATATGTTAGTCTAAGGAATGTGCTAAATCGAATTCTTGATAGGAGTTTATGCAAATGAAGATTTCTGGGTGCATAAGAAAACCATGGGTGGCTATTCAGTTTGATTCTTCCTTATTTCTTTTGCAGTTTTTTTGTATAAGTTGGTCATTTTTTCTCCAACTTTTGCTCATTTTTCGTTCAAAATTTCAAATCTTGGATTCCGGGGCTTCCCGATGTTGGGTTCCCCAGAATTGCATAGGCTGGCGGCGCACGGCTCAGTTCGTCGGGTGGTCGCTTCGGGGCTTGTCAAGCTCGATTGAGTGGTATCGGTGGTGCGCCTCAGCTCCAAGATGATCCTCCGGCTGTCGGATCGCAATAGTGTTTCTTTCTCCAGGGGCAATTGCTCATGTGTTCAGGATAGAGTTACTCATGTCTTTACGGTAGAATTTGATATGTCGTGACATTCTATTCATATGTTTTTTACATTATGAACCCTTTCAATGGATTATCATACCAATTTGGATGATTGGACTTTACAATTATTTTGTCGAATTAATATCCATAAGGTGAACGTAAATGGGATCATTTAGCATAGGGGGTTGTGTGTGGGTCTTTTACATCTAAATGAGCAATGCATGTGGACAGAACAAAGATATACAGGTTATAGTTTCCCTGTATAACAATTATACGTGTTTTCTATGAAAATAGACATCTTCTATCGCCTGGCTCATAGGTGGTTTCACTCAAACGAACATGTTTTTTTTATTGTACGCAATTAGGATTAAATCTGAGTTACTAGGTTGTACTGTATCATCTAGTAAAAAAATGTAAGTTATCAGCATATGTTTCTGTCTAGTTTCCAAATATGCTGGCCCAAAACATACCACCAACAACTTGACCATATTGTACAAAGTAGTGAGAATGACCACCTTGTTTGCATGACAAAGGCATTGATGTATTGCCCCACATAGTTGCCTCAAGAATGAAGGCCTGCTAGCCAGGCCAAACCCATCACAAAGGCATTGATTTGGCCAATTGTGTTCTACTGTACTTGTGCCTGGTCCAGGTCCAGTACTTCAACCTCAAGCTTTTAGTCTAATACAACAAACCTAGTTGTTTGAGTGCCTTCTTTATCATGGAAATACGTGAGTCCCTAGCAAACCACCAATTGGCGTAATTAGTCGAAATTAATAAGGTTGTGTAATTTTTTTAATTATGGAGTAATGCCAAATCCATGCTTGGGGAATGTACAAAACTATAATTTCCGGAAACTTCTAGAAATGTCAAAAATAGAAAGACAGCCTATATCTTTAATTGCTTTCCAAATAAGTATGTAGCAATCATACTTATCCTACAGCTGTGCCTCTTGCGGCTCATGCCATCAGGTTATATATCTCCGTTTTCTTTGCCCAGGTTTGTGCAAATCGAAGCGAGAATTGTTAGGTGCGTAAGAAATCTATATTGTGCGGGTATGTACAATCTTCTTCGCCTTTTTTTCCCACATGTCAATCTAGTTATGCAGTATTTTTCGATTTGCATAAGTTTAGTCATTTGTTCTTGTCCAATCTATTTTAGATCTTTGTGATCCCACAATTGGTACTTGCCAGAATTCTAAATCTAAATATCAATATGGTGTTAGCTGTCGTTGACTTTGTAATCAGGATGTAGTAAATTTAGCAAACATTCATGGTATGGAAATCGATGCACCAAAGCATGCTTTTCACGATCTGATAGGTAGGATCCTTCTCAGGTTAGCATATGTTTTGGTTGGTTTAAGATCATCATGACCCAAGATCTGGATCGCTATCAAATTCGATCTTACTCTTAGCGCGGAGCTATAGATCCAAACGGTCCCAAAGGGATCTAGTAAATTGACTGGGAAGTTGGAATTTAGGCAACCTCTTGTGAAAGGTGCAAATCTCTGAAGGGGATATGAGTGCGATGGTGCTATCGAAATATGCATCATGATATTTACGCacaaaatatttttaaatattaTGAAATATAATTTGACTGGTTATCTGCGATTCATAGTTTATATCCCTTTCTGCTCTATATATTCACATATGCTGCTGGTGTTTCTATCTCATTTCATAAATAAACATGTTCATCATATTTTTTATATGTATATGATGTGGATATGGTTTTTCTACTATCGGACCGAATTTGACCCGCTCCCACCCTTGTCACAATCttctgttctttttctttttttgaaaccaTCTGGTGGGAAATATTCAACTGAGCTATCCACTCTCTAGTTATATGTGCTTTATGGAGGACCAGCGGGGCTTTGTGTAGTTAGAAACCGCAATTGTCCCTATTGTCTGCCAGTACAATCTAAGCTGTTTATATGTTAAATCTTATATATAGTTCAGTGCCTTTCAAATAATTAGGACAATTCTTGCTGAGTGGAATTTAATTTCATTGTGCAGAGTTCATTCTGTTTGGGGAACTAAGTTTTTTTGGTGGCTTGGAAACTGCTGTGAAATGTAGCCAGATTGATTCTGTTGATTTCTGTCAACCATTTAGTCTGTTCTTTTTTCTGGTGCATATTAGATCGTACATGTGTATTTTCAGAATTTCAACTATTTAATTTTTACTTTGAACTTCTCTAATTTTCTGAAGTAGCAGATAATTATGTTTCATATAGTTTTTGGAAGATCGTAAAAGGAAATATACTCAGTGTTTGAAACTGGTCTTAAAAATGAGTCATGCATGATCAAACTCATTTAAATACATTGCACAAAAGCTTATTTTGTAACCAAGGAGGCTTGCACTATCTTGACTGTCTTTGAGATTGTCTTTACGATTGAGCTAAATAATACTTTTCATTGTTTTTCACAGTGCCGAGAAGACCATAGATTTCCGACAAGCCAGGTCAAGCAGTGGACATGGAACAACAGCCTCAGCCTGCAATGGGTGATCTTGATGGTGGATCACTGGTGTATCCTGCTTCAGCCTATGGTCATGCAGCAACAGTAGTTATTGGTGTCACTCCAGCCGGTTCACAGCCAACAGCACAACAACTCCCTTCTAATCCAGCTCAGGTCAGTGCTCAGAACCAGCTTCTCTACGAGCAATCGCAACAATTTCAACAGAAGCAACAGAGGCAGCTCCAGCAGTTCTGGGCGGAACGTTTGTCGGAGATCGAGCAGCCCACTGACTTCAAGAACCACGTGCTGCCACTCGCCAGGATAAAGAAGATCATGAAGGCCGACGAGGATGTCTGCATGATCTCAGCCGATGCTCTGGTGATCTTCGCAAAAGCCTGCGAGATGTTTGTCCTGGAGCTGACGCTGCGTTCATGGATGCACACCGAGGAGAACAAGCGCCGGACCTTGCAGAAGAATGACATTGCGACTGCCATCACCAGGACTGATATCTACGACTTCCTAGTGGACATATTTCCCAGGGATGAGATGAAGGTGGAGGGAGTGGGGCTTCCAAGGGCTGGACAGCAGGCTCCGGCCGATGCTTGCCAGTATTACTACGCGCAGCAGGCTCAGCAGCAGGTGCCTGGTGCACCAATGGTGTATGGTGGGCAGCAAGGCCAGCCGGTGACTTATGCGTATCAGGATCCTCAGGAACAGCAGCAGGGGCCTCCCGCGGCACACCAATCTTTTGATGAAAGTGGCTGAGGTGGTGAGACGTGTGCTGCCCTGAAGGCTGAAGCTGCCTCCAGATTCAGAAACCTCAATTTGGTCTAGacactttttgtttttttaagttTCGCGTTAGCTTTATATGATTGTTAGAATTGGTTGAACCTAGTTGTTCTGATTATGGGAGATTGAGGAGTTCCTCCATGGATGATTTGTTTCTATCATGGTGTCGTACTATCgttatggaaggtttatgttttTGAGATAATTTGGTTAAATTTTTACCATACCGTTCCATTCCAAATCAAAACGTTGGCATCTGGTGATGGCATTTTGACATGCCAACTCGTTGAGTGGCATGCTGCCTCTATTCCTATGATCTGTTTGCTTGTGGTTGGTGTTGTTGTATGACATTAGGTGCTGTGATGCCCCGAAGTCTGAAGCTGTCACTAGGTTGGCATCTCCAACAACCCGAGGTAAACACATATAAATTGACCGATTGTATCTGTGTGGCCAAAAAATAGATCTGCACCCTAGCCTAG contains the following coding sequences:
- the LOC124684493 gene encoding nuclear transcription factor Y subunit C-4-like, which gives rise to MEQQPQPAMGDLDGGSLVYPASAYGHAATVVIGVTPAGSQPTAQQLPSNPAQVSAQNQLLYEQSQQFQQKQQRQLQQFWAERLSEIEQPTDFKNHVLPLARIKKIMKADEDVCMISADALVIFAKACEMFVLELTLRSWMHTEENKRRTLQKNDIATAITRTDIYDFLVDIFPRDEMKVEGVGLPRAGQQAPADACQYYYAQQAQQQVPGAPMVYGGQQGQPVTYAYQDPQEQQQGPPAAHQSFDESG